From a region of the Enterobacter sp. JBIWA008 genome:
- a CDS encoding MBL fold metallo-hydrolase, with product MVWKNPWYDPSLKHHTPDGFRNTTPVGHQPGDLDRWRKARKEAGFPKPPALGYEDFIQHWWQPVELTQSHEDGVWWLGHASVLLQLDGNIILTDPVFSRRASPLPFLGPQRKTPPALSVDQLHQLDAVVISHNHYDHLDDATIRRILKRFPDVSFFVPLGLAGWFRRRGAKRVVELDWWQSFTWQGMTLSAVPAQHWSMRTPWNRNRSLWCGWVMEGRHHRFWFSGDTGYSPELLLIPERLGHIDAAALPIGAYSPRWFMAVHHMDPQSAVALWQQLGCPLAFPIHWGVFELADEALDEPVRELTDALNNLAPVNHSFRILKVGEYLSL from the coding sequence GTGGTCTGGAAAAATCCCTGGTATGACCCCTCCCTGAAACATCACACCCCGGACGGTTTTCGTAATACCACTCCTGTCGGACATCAACCCGGCGACCTTGACCGTTGGCGTAAAGCGCGTAAAGAGGCCGGTTTTCCAAAGCCGCCCGCGCTGGGTTATGAAGACTTTATTCAACATTGGTGGCAACCTGTAGAGCTTACGCAATCTCATGAAGATGGGGTGTGGTGGCTCGGACACGCGAGCGTGTTGCTGCAGCTGGACGGCAATATCATCCTTACCGATCCGGTGTTTTCACGACGCGCATCTCCACTGCCTTTCCTGGGACCACAGCGCAAAACGCCTCCTGCGCTGTCAGTCGATCAACTTCATCAGCTTGATGCAGTCGTCATCTCCCATAATCATTACGATCATCTTGATGATGCCACCATTCGCCGTATTCTCAAACGCTTCCCCGATGTCAGTTTTTTTGTTCCGCTGGGACTGGCCGGCTGGTTTCGCCGCCGGGGCGCAAAACGCGTGGTTGAGCTCGACTGGTGGCAGAGCTTCACCTGGCAGGGGATGACGCTGAGCGCCGTACCGGCACAGCACTGGAGTATGCGCACGCCATGGAACCGCAATCGCTCATTATGGTGCGGCTGGGTTATGGAAGGTCGACATCATCGTTTCTGGTTCAGCGGTGATACGGGGTATTCGCCCGAGCTGCTGTTGATACCTGAACGCCTGGGCCATATCGATGCTGCCGCGTTACCGATAGGTGCCTATTCCCCACGATGGTTCATGGCTGTCCATCATATGGATCCGCAATCTGCGGTGGCATTGTGGCAGCAGCTGGGTTGCCCTCTGGCGTTCCCCATTCACTGGGGCGTGTTTGAACTGGCAGATGAAGCCCTGGATGAACCTGTGCGGGAGTTAACTGACGCGCTAAATAATTTAGCACCAGTTAATCATTCTTTCAGGATACTGAAAGTTGGTGAATATTTATCCTTATAA
- a CDS encoding YebO family protein has protein sequence MGELLNSGLLNMASLMISLVVLLVGLVIWFFVNRASSRTNEQIELLEALLDQQKRQNALLRRLCEANEPEEKDVPKDAVAEDNKDEDDFIRLVAER, from the coding sequence ATGGGTGAGTTACTGAATTCAGGGCTGCTGAATATGGCATCCCTGATGATTTCTTTGGTTGTTCTGCTTGTGGGTCTGGTCATTTGGTTTTTCGTGAACCGCGCCAGTTCCCGGACTAACGAGCAGATTGAACTGCTGGAAGCGCTGCTCGATCAGCAAAAACGTCAGAATGCGCTGCTACGCCGTCTGTGTGAGGCTAACGAACCGGAAGAGAAAGACGTGCCGAAAGACGCGGTCGCTGAAGATAACAAAGACGAAGATGACTTTATCCGCCTGGTGGCTGAGCGTTAA